A region from the Stygiolobus caldivivus genome encodes:
- a CDS encoding MBL fold metallo-hydrolase, which produces MDIKEIKLRFVKSFVITLDNGDQIIIDSGLPNSSQKILSKVDKNKVKYVIFTHSHIDHIGSAYELKNALPNAEFCIHKEGVKYLRGEEIRKPVVHSLLYKAVVEPFASITNKSFRGINTECTLSEGDFEDLEILYTPGHTSDSISIHIPQNNSVIVGDILQGTKEGLKVPIIYEDIELLLKSIQRIKEMKPRMIYVSHGENGNNILI; this is translated from the coding sequence ATGGATATTAAAGAAATCAAACTGAGGTTTGTTAAATCTTTCGTCATAACACTAGATAATGGAGACCAGATAATAATAGATAGTGGTCTACCTAACTCTTCACAAAAGATCTTATCAAAAGTTGATAAAAATAAAGTAAAATATGTTATTTTCACTCATTCTCACATAGACCATATAGGGAGCGCTTATGAACTAAAAAACGCTCTCCCCAACGCTGAATTCTGCATACATAAAGAGGGAGTAAAGTACTTAAGGGGGGAGGAAATTAGGAAACCAGTAGTCCACTCCCTCTTGTATAAAGCGGTAGTAGAGCCTTTTGCCTCCATTACTAATAAAAGTTTTAGAGGAATAAACACTGAATGTACTCTATCTGAAGGAGATTTTGAGGATCTGGAGATATTATATACACCCGGACATACTTCAGATTCGATTTCAATCCATATACCCCAAAATAATTCGGTAATTGTGGGCGATATTTTACAAGGTACTAAAGAGGGATTAAAAGTCCCGATAATATATGAAGACATAGAACTTTTACTCAAGAGTATTCAAAGGATAAAGGAGATGAAGCCTAGAATGATTTATGTTTCCCACGGTGAAAATGGGAATAACATTTTGATCTAA